In Anaerolineales bacterium, the following proteins share a genomic window:
- a CDS encoding peptidylprolyl isomerase translates to MANKKKIEERLQALQTRRAEQRMRMIGLGIIVVVVVLLGYMFLRNDRLSVPESPIPTLPPTVEPEPEIPAEEAAVSTNPKQYAEYPPMTIDLEKEYFATVKMAKGGEFVIQLFPDKAPKTVNSFVFLARDGYFDGVTFHRVLEGFMAQGGDPTGTGRGGPGYEFENEDSDLTFDKAGVVAMANAGRDTNGSQFFITFGATPQLNGGYTIFGQVIEGMDVVNGITRRDPDQAPTFTGDVIETITITEEPKSQ, encoded by the coding sequence ATGGCAAACAAGAAGAAGATCGAGGAACGGTTGCAAGCATTGCAGACAAGGAGGGCTGAACAGCGGATGAGGATGATCGGTTTGGGCATCATCGTTGTTGTCGTGGTGTTGCTGGGATATATGTTTCTCAGGAACGATCGTTTAAGCGTTCCTGAATCGCCGATCCCAACCCTGCCTCCCACGGTAGAACCTGAGCCGGAAATTCCTGCCGAGGAAGCCGCTGTTTCGACAAATCCAAAACAGTACGCTGAATATCCGCCGATGACGATTGACCTGGAGAAGGAGTATTTTGCTACGGTGAAAATGGCGAAAGGCGGGGAGTTTGTCATTCAACTTTTCCCAGATAAAGCGCCGAAAACCGTGAATAGTTTTGTCTTCCTCGCCCGTGATGGATATTTCGACGGCGTGACATTCCATCGCGTACTTGAGGGATTCATGGCTCAGGGCGGGGACCCGACCGGCACCGGCAGGGGAGGTCCTGGCTATGAGTTTGAAAACGAAGATAGCGATCTGACCTTTGACAAGGCGGGCGTAGTCGCTATGGCGAACGCTGGACGTGATACGAACGGCAGTCAGTTTTTCATCACCTTCGGCGCAACGCCTCAACTAAACGGCGGTTACACTATTTTTGGTCAGGTGATCGAAGGAATGGATGTCGTCAATGGGATCACGCGCCGCGATCCCGACCAAGCGCCTACTTTTACGGGCGACGTGATCGAAACGATAACCATCACAGAAGAGCCTAAATCACAATAG
- a CDS encoding HEAT repeat domain-containing protein, translating into MNRERLIALLKIRPEEARLVALMAALFLSVQAGQGIGENAAFTLFLSRLNVDLLPYMYMGLGVVVFIGSIMYSASLSRFQNASVVTYLFGGIIALFFAEWAAIVLLKLPIYPLLWLTAFGMSVILGTLIWTTAGEVCDARQAKRLFPLFTSMGILGSVLGNALTGFIANLAGTESLILLYALLLGVGFLAARTVAREYFKPEVIPPDAKFNPLEDVRNGYEFVSGSNIFKIIAVSSILYSVLFFAVDFPFSETLSLQFAGNEAGLAGFKGAFTSVTTLVTFLVSLLLANRLYTRLGIVSTVLIMPLTYVIGFIVFYFYFNIYGAVFARFSQLVVLGGLSGTAWNALFNVIPSERRGQVLAFNNGVPAQIGVIVSGLLIILGKQFLDTKVVLVLGVLFALLTAYLTWKMIPAYGEALVDALRAGRAEVFSGEDEDVFVVYQRDPSAAQILLRALNDPKAFTRRLAIEMLAKMGIALAIPDMLPRLADSDASVRAAAIQALAQFGSKSTFNEIIRGLDDADDYVREQTLTVLPKLEVDSSPQLIRTLERLLKDPNVEIAAHAAVALLYFSDNRRGLNLLVRLLKSKEAEERCIAIDSYGHILDTMKRNATVRFNPQPILDALSDPSPLVRREAVRAASKLNWDEAIQSISARLADEDAGVRRSASAALKQAWVRARSVIVSILETADGALVDAALDSVPPGDPEIQDTLRRYIQGEVSNIRQVRMFLASIPQSHSGPATRLLEQTLRSREASSEERLIKAVGVFGNPQAMSLVRKSLNAGSANARASALEALETLGDKEVTREILPILDRGGMFQFETDSAMSVREVILLLLKDKDYWLRALAARSVPELELKEFQPVLRVLRHDPVQFVRHAVRNALARMDGEVKMKTMKTLSTLERILLLREVPMFSKLSPEDLEKIAEIAQEQLFLSRSLLCKEGDPGNTLFIIVSGRVDVVIAAGKTENVIASREPGEFVGEMAILESMPRSATLRARGDVRVLVIDGDSFNSILLDRPEVAISVLRHISGRVRQLNERIGVQAGA; encoded by the coding sequence ATGAATCGGGAAAGACTTATTGCCTTGCTGAAGATTCGCCCGGAGGAGGCGCGGCTCGTCGCTTTGATGGCGGCTCTGTTCCTGTCGGTGCAGGCGGGGCAGGGGATTGGGGAAAACGCCGCGTTCACTCTTTTCCTTTCGCGCCTGAACGTGGATTTACTGCCGTACATGTACATGGGTTTGGGCGTGGTGGTGTTTATCGGCTCGATCATGTACTCAGCGAGTTTGAGCCGCTTCCAAAATGCGAGCGTGGTCACATATCTGTTCGGGGGAATTATCGCGTTGTTCTTTGCGGAATGGGCTGCCATTGTCTTGTTGAAACTTCCGATCTATCCGCTGCTTTGGTTGACGGCTTTTGGTATGAGCGTCATCCTCGGCACGCTGATCTGGACCACCGCTGGCGAAGTGTGCGACGCGCGGCAAGCGAAGCGACTCTTCCCGTTGTTCACCAGCATGGGGATTTTGGGAAGCGTGCTAGGCAACGCGCTCACTGGCTTCATTGCGAATCTCGCCGGGACGGAAAGCTTGATCTTGCTCTACGCGCTTCTGCTCGGCGTCGGCTTTCTCGCCGCGCGGACGGTGGCGCGCGAATACTTCAAGCCGGAAGTCATCCCGCCGGACGCGAAGTTCAATCCGCTGGAAGATGTGCGGAACGGCTATGAATTCGTTTCAGGCTCGAACATTTTCAAAATCATCGCGGTGAGCTCGATCTTGTATTCGGTCTTATTTTTCGCAGTGGATTTTCCGTTCAGCGAAACGCTCTCTCTGCAATTTGCCGGTAACGAGGCGGGCTTGGCGGGGTTCAAAGGCGCGTTCACCAGCGTCACCACGCTGGTCACGTTTTTGGTTTCGTTGTTGCTGGCAAATCGTTTATACACGCGGTTGGGCATCGTCAGCACGGTTCTCATCATGCCGCTTACCTACGTGATTGGGTTTATCGTTTTTTATTTTTACTTCAACATCTACGGCGCGGTGTTTGCGCGTTTCTCGCAACTCGTTGTACTGGGCGGGCTTTCTGGCACGGCGTGGAACGCGCTGTTCAACGTGATTCCCTCCGAGCGGCGCGGGCAGGTGCTGGCGTTCAACAACGGCGTCCCGGCGCAGATCGGCGTGATCGTTTCGGGCTTGCTCATCATTCTCGGCAAACAATTTCTCGATACCAAAGTTGTGCTGGTGCTTGGCGTATTGTTCGCGCTCCTCACCGCCTATCTCACGTGGAAAATGATTCCCGCGTATGGCGAAGCGTTGGTGGACGCGTTGCGCGCGGGGCGCGCCGAGGTGTTCAGCGGCGAAGACGAAGATGTCTTTGTCGTTTATCAGCGCGACCCTTCAGCGGCGCAGATTCTCCTGCGCGCGCTCAACGACCCGAAGGCTTTCACGCGCCGCCTCGCTATCGAGATGCTCGCCAAAATGGGAATTGCGCTCGCCATTCCGGACATGCTTCCACGCCTCGCCGATTCGGATGCGAGCGTCCGCGCGGCGGCGATTCAGGCGCTTGCTCAATTTGGATCCAAATCAACGTTCAACGAGATCATCCGCGGCTTGGATGATGCCGATGACTATGTGCGGGAACAGACGCTCACGGTTCTTCCCAAACTTGAGGTTGACTCATCCCCTCAACTGATTCGCACCCTCGAACGTTTGCTCAAAGATCCCAACGTGGAGATCGCCGCGCACGCGGCTGTGGCGTTGCTCTATTTCAGCGATAACCGTCGCGGGTTAAATCTGCTTGTGCGCTTGCTCAAATCGAAGGAAGCAGAGGAGCGGTGTATTGCGATCGATTCATACGGGCATATTCTGGATACGATGAAGCGTAATGCCACAGTGCGATTCAATCCACAACCGATACTGGACGCGCTCAGCGATCCTTCTCCGCTGGTGCGACGTGAGGCGGTCCGCGCGGCGTCCAAGTTGAATTGGGATGAGGCGATCCAGTCCATTTCGGCGCGGCTGGCGGATGAAGATGCCGGGGTGCGGCGAAGCGCGTCCGCAGCGCTGAAGCAGGCGTGGGTCCGGGCGCGAAGCGTGATTGTCTCCATCCTTGAGACGGCGGATGGCGCGTTGGTTGACGCCGCGTTGGATTCGGTTCCGCCGGGCGATCCCGAAATTCAAGATACATTGCGAAGATACATCCAAGGCGAGGTGTCGAACATTCGACAAGTGCGGATGTTTCTCGCGTCCATTCCGCAAAGCCATTCTGGACCTGCCACGCGTTTACTCGAACAAACTTTGCGGAGCCGGGAAGCGTCGAGCGAGGAACGTTTGATCAAGGCGGTGGGGGTGTTCGGCAATCCGCAGGCGATGAGTTTGGTCCGTAAAAGTTTGAATGCGGGGTCCGCGAATGCGCGCGCCTCCGCGTTGGAGGCGTTGGAGACTCTCGGCGACAAAGAAGTGACGCGCGAAATCCTGCCGATTTTGGATCGCGGCGGGATGTTTCAATTTGAAACCGATAGCGCTATGTCGGTGCGCGAGGTGATCCTTTTGTTGTTGAAGGATAAAGATTACTGGCTGCGCGCCCTCGCGGCGCGGTCTGTCCCTGAACTCGAGTTGAAAGAATTTCAGCCTGTCCTTCGAGTGCTGCGTCATGATCCGGTACAATTTGTAAGACATGCGGTGCGCAACGCGCTGGCCCGCATGGATGGCGAGGTGAAAATGAAAACGATGAAAACGCTTTCGACGTTGGAACGCATCTTGTTGTTGCGGGAGGTGCCGATGTTCTCGAAGTTATCTCCCGAAGACCTCGAGAAGATCGCCGAGATCGCGCAGGAACAATTGTTTTTGAGCCGTTCTCTGTTGTGCAAGGAGGGCGACCCGGGCAACACATTGTTCATCATCGTCAGTGGACGCGTGGATGTGGTCATCGCTGCGGGCAAAACGGAAAACGTAATCGCTTCGCGAGAACCCGGTGAGTTTGTCGGCGAGATGGCGATTCTGGAATCAATGCCGCGTTCCGCTACATTGAGGGCGCGGGGCGACGTGCGCGTATTGGTGATTGACGGCGATTCGTTCAATTCTATTTTGCTCGATCGTCCCGAAGTGGCGATTTCGGTATTGCGGCATATTTCCGGGCGAGTCAGGCAACTCAATGAACGGATCGGCGTACAAGCCGGCGCTTAA